The Halococcus sediminicola genome has a segment encoding these proteins:
- a CDS encoding alpha/beta hydrolase family protein has translation MPSIERYLNVRSAYGATFSPAGDLAFLFDATGTPQVWSLSEPEIWPTQRTFSDERVTFASFSPEREELIFGMDEGGDERAQLFLLAPDGETRPLTGLSDAKHRWGGWSHDGERFAFAANRRDESVFDVYTQARTETGDDATLVHEGDGWLTVGGFSPGDDRLLVSESQSSFDQDLHVLDLGSGDIEHVTPHDGDVRFLNPAWNPAGDALYVVTDSDSDSLSLARLDLATHEIETVTDGDGWNVEGFTLDEDTGRMVYARNVDGYTDLTAGRLAGDGDSIEEFPAPDLPEGVAGGIAFDADAERFAVTVTGRRENTNVHVVDVETGASERWTNASTAGLSRESFRTPDLVRYESFDGREIPAFFSLPADAEEGATPVVVDIHGGPEAQRRPSFSPVTQYLLAAGYAVFEPNVRGSTGYGKSYTHLDDRENRMDSVADIERGVAWLRDHSMVDPDRIAVMGGSYGGFMTLAALTEYPDLWAAGVDIVGIADFTTFLENTGSWRRALREAEYGSLEEDRELLESISPLNSIERIDAPLFVLHGANDPRVPVGEAEQVAARVGERVPVEKLIFDDEGHGIVKRDNRIEAYTAITEFLDAHV, from the coding sequence GTGCCATCCATCGAGCGCTATCTCAACGTCCGCAGCGCCTACGGCGCGACCTTTTCGCCCGCCGGCGACCTCGCCTTCCTGTTCGACGCGACCGGCACGCCACAGGTCTGGTCGCTTTCCGAACCAGAAATCTGGCCCACCCAACGCACGTTCTCCGACGAACGCGTCACCTTTGCCTCGTTTTCGCCAGAGCGCGAGGAACTGATTTTCGGCATGGACGAGGGCGGCGACGAGCGCGCACAGCTCTTCTTGCTCGCCCCGGACGGCGAGACCCGGCCGCTCACCGGGTTGTCCGACGCAAAACACCGCTGGGGCGGCTGGAGTCACGACGGCGAGCGCTTCGCCTTCGCCGCGAACCGACGCGACGAGTCGGTCTTCGACGTCTATACACAAGCTCGGACCGAGACCGGCGACGACGCCACGCTCGTCCACGAGGGCGACGGCTGGCTCACCGTCGGGGGATTCTCGCCGGGCGATGACCGCCTGCTCGTGAGCGAGTCGCAGTCGAGTTTCGATCAGGACCTCCACGTTCTCGATCTCGGTTCGGGCGACATCGAGCACGTCACGCCCCACGACGGCGACGTTCGATTCCTGAATCCGGCGTGGAATCCCGCCGGCGACGCACTCTACGTCGTCACTGACTCCGACTCCGACTCGCTCTCGCTCGCCCGACTCGACCTCGCCACCCACGAGATCGAGACCGTCACGGACGGCGACGGCTGGAACGTCGAGGGATTCACGCTCGACGAGGATACGGGGAGAATGGTCTATGCGCGTAACGTCGACGGCTACACCGATCTCACCGCCGGACGGCTCGCCGGCGATGGCGACAGTATCGAGGAATTCCCCGCGCCCGACCTTCCCGAGGGTGTGGCGGGCGGGATCGCCTTCGACGCCGACGCCGAACGCTTCGCCGTGACCGTCACCGGCCGCCGCGAGAACACGAATGTCCACGTCGTCGACGTCGAGACGGGCGCGAGCGAGCGCTGGACGAACGCCTCGACGGCGGGTCTCTCGCGCGAATCGTTCCGCACGCCGGACCTCGTCCGCTACGAGAGTTTCGACGGCCGTGAGATTCCGGCCTTTTTCTCGCTGCCGGCCGACGCCGAGGAGGGCGCAACCCCGGTCGTCGTCGACATTCACGGCGGACCCGAAGCGCAGCGCCGACCCTCGTTCAGCCCCGTCACGCAGTACCTGCTCGCGGCGGGCTATGCGGTCTTCGAGCCGAACGTGCGCGGCTCGACGGGCTACGGGAAGTCCTACACACACCTCGACGACCGGGAAAACCGGATGGATTCGGTCGCCGACATCGAGCGCGGCGTCGCGTGGCTCCGTGATCATTCGATGGTTGACCCCGACCGAATCGCGGTCATGGGCGGCTCCTATGGGGGATTCATGACGCTCGCGGCGCTCACCGAGTACCCCGACCTGTGGGCAGCCGGCGTCGACATCGTCGGCATCGCGGATTTCACCACCTTCCTCGAAAACACCGGCTCGTGGCGGCGTGCGCTGCGCGAAGCGGAGTACGGTTCTTTAGAGGAGGACCGCGAGTTGTTGGAATCCATCAGTCCGCTCAATAGCATCGAGCGCATCGACGCGCCACTCTTCGTCCTGCACGGCGCGAACGACCCGCGCGTGCCCGTCGGCGAGGCCGAGCAGGTCGCCGCGCGCGTCGGCGAGCGCGTCCCCGTCGAGAAACTGATCTTCGACGACGAGGGCCACGGCATCGTCAAGCGCGACAACCGCATCGAGGCCTACACCGCCATCACCGAATTCCTCGACGCGCACGTCTGA
- a CDS encoding NUDIX domain-containing protein codes for MDDAERSEQWVTNQLDRLEETYGSAPVHQLGWTVRSARYERAADAEAAERAAAGVRVTNDADELLLVRDRHDEWACPRGPVETGESLEAGAKRTVREATGISCTVESVERVTIVAIGDETDRERPQIYHLVVRFVGAAGPDERVECTESPVRWRTSRPTDRLDAGVLAI; via the coding sequence ATGGACGATGCCGAACGGTCCGAGCAGTGGGTTACGAACCAACTCGACCGGCTGGAGGAGACCTACGGCTCGGCACCGGTCCACCAGCTCGGCTGGACCGTCCGGTCGGCGCGCTACGAGCGGGCGGCCGACGCCGAGGCGGCGGAGCGGGCGGCCGCGGGCGTGCGAGTGACCAACGACGCCGACGAACTCCTGTTGGTCCGCGACCGCCACGACGAGTGGGCCTGCCCGCGCGGGCCGGTCGAAACGGGCGAATCGCTCGAAGCGGGTGCCAAACGAACCGTCCGCGAGGCCACGGGGATCTCGTGTACGGTCGAGTCCGTCGAGCGCGTCACCATCGTCGCTATCGGCGACGAGACAGACCGCGAGCGCCCGCAGATATATCATCTGGTCGTGCGCTTCGTCGGCGCGGCGGGTCCCGACGAGCGCGTCGAGTGTACGGAGAGTCCCGTGCGCTGGCGCACCAGTCGTCCGACCGACCGCCTCGATGCGGGCGTGCTGGCCATCTGA